The following proteins are co-located in the Dietzia timorensis genome:
- a CDS encoding DUF2252 family protein → MSQPQATSRTNDNTSGNSETPNSTKSATEGAKKAPAKKTKKPSRRQKSAAATKPAASAKTTSRTATATPSAKKSAEKKPAEKKPASTKSATAKPAKKAATASAPVEKPAKKTAQKKAESSKKVASKKAAPKKKAESTKTKDASKKSAAKEKSNGAGSKSVAELLESVASLGLPTPTPATVPAHRRRRGEFDTYSREVARGDVEVPPEMLTGRHRRLHVRDTVIEDHLLRMQLVPSAVSSKFADIARSPFPFFRGTAMLYYRDLAGSDAHLPFVPTVGDVHPENFGVLPGADGEPLFSINDMDEAWMAPFTWDLGRGAVGFALAAIEGGASRKKAMKVAKQFVAAYLDGVEKCVADPEEATRRVSGDDAPKVFRRYMKKAGRSRESFLRKRIDFDELNFRETNRVRRRPGLTPLIDDAVRRYSRRVRPSSAKDELPKDFFRIHDVAIRTGSGTASRGLSRFWVLVEGWGKSAEDKVILELKMSRHSVLDGLAPKQGSASASHDEFDPAKRIADAFDAFIIDGDPLYGYTDIEGVSFLVRERSPQKVNVDAGDFDSSELKKYAKLCGRMLARQHVRADRFLNGKKSDVAARILGAGHTNIFLFDTLELVAEQVDTVLRDHAMFAADHAAGAFAEIAEE, encoded by the coding sequence ATGAGCCAACCGCAGGCAACGAGCCGTACGAATGACAACACGTCAGGCAACTCCGAGACGCCGAACTCGACAAAGTCGGCCACCGAGGGCGCGAAGAAGGCGCCGGCGAAGAAGACGAAGAAGCCGTCGCGCCGACAGAAGAGCGCCGCGGCCACGAAGCCCGCGGCGAGCGCGAAAACTACCTCGCGCACCGCGACGGCGACTCCGTCGGCGAAGAAGTCGGCAGAGAAGAAGCCGGCCGAGAAGAAGCCGGCCTCGACGAAGTCAGCCACGGCGAAGCCCGCAAAGAAGGCTGCGACCGCGAGCGCTCCCGTCGAGAAGCCGGCGAAAAAGACTGCGCAGAAGAAGGCGGAGTCGAGTAAGAAGGTCGCGTCGAAGAAGGCCGCGCCGAAAAAGAAGGCAGAGTCGACGAAGACGAAGGACGCTTCCAAGAAGTCTGCGGCGAAAGAGAAGTCGAACGGCGCGGGGAGTAAGTCCGTCGCCGAGTTACTGGAATCGGTGGCCTCTCTTGGCTTGCCGACGCCGACACCTGCCACCGTCCCCGCACACCGGCGCCGCCGGGGCGAATTCGACACTTATTCGCGCGAGGTCGCGCGCGGCGACGTCGAGGTTCCACCGGAGATGCTCACCGGCCGCCACCGCCGGTTGCACGTGCGCGACACCGTGATCGAGGACCACCTGCTGCGCATGCAGCTCGTGCCCTCGGCGGTCAGCTCGAAGTTCGCAGACATCGCTCGCAGCCCGTTCCCGTTCTTTCGCGGCACGGCGATGCTGTACTACCGCGACCTCGCTGGCTCGGACGCCCATCTTCCGTTCGTCCCGACCGTTGGCGACGTGCACCCGGAGAACTTCGGCGTGCTGCCGGGTGCGGACGGCGAACCGCTGTTCAGCATCAACGACATGGACGAGGCGTGGATGGCGCCGTTCACGTGGGACCTCGGGCGCGGCGCCGTCGGCTTCGCGCTCGCGGCGATCGAGGGCGGCGCCTCACGCAAGAAGGCGATGAAGGTGGCGAAGCAGTTCGTCGCCGCCTACCTCGACGGCGTCGAAAAGTGCGTCGCCGATCCCGAGGAGGCGACGCGCCGCGTGTCCGGCGACGACGCGCCGAAGGTCTTCCGCCGCTACATGAAGAAGGCGGGGCGCAGCCGCGAATCGTTCCTGCGCAAGCGCATCGACTTCGACGAGCTCAACTTTCGCGAGACGAACCGCGTGCGCCGGCGCCCGGGTCTCACCCCGCTTATCGATGACGCCGTACGCCGCTATTCCCGAAGGGTCCGGCCCTCGTCCGCGAAGGACGAGCTGCCGAAGGACTTCTTCCGCATCCACGACGTCGCGATCCGCACCGGCTCCGGAACGGCGAGCCGCGGACTGTCCCGCTTCTGGGTCCTCGTCGAGGGCTGGGGTAAATCGGCCGAGGACAAGGTGATCCTCGAGCTGAAAATGTCGCGGCATTCCGTGCTCGACGGGCTCGCGCCGAAGCAGGGCTCGGCGAGCGCGAGCCACGACGAGTTCGACCCCGCCAAGCGCATCGCCGACGCGTTCGACGCGTTCATCATCGACGGCGATCCGCTGTACGGCTACACCGACATCGAGGGCGTGAGCTTCCTCGTGCGCGAGCGCAGCCCGCAGAAGGTCAACGTCGACGCCGGGGACTTCGACAGCTCCGAGCTGAAGAAGTACGCGAAGCTATGCGGGCGCATGCTCGCCCGCCAGCACGTGCGCGCGGACCGCTTCCTCAACGGAAAGAAGTCTGACGTCGCCGCCCGCATTCTCGGGGCCGGGCACACGAACATCTTCCTGTTCGACACCCTCGAGCTCGTCGCCGAGCAGGTCGACACTGTGCTCCGGGACCACGCGATGTTCGCCGCAGACCACGCGGCGGGAGCCTTCGCCGAAATCGCCGAGGAGTAA
- a CDS encoding carbonic anhydrase, protein MGNQTPVSAWQSLRNGNQRFVTSEMRNPQQNVARREETVSGQNPKAVLFGCSDSRVAAEIIFDQGIGDLFVIRTAGEIIDTAVLGSIEFAITVLKTPLIVILGHDSCGAVRAALDALDKGEVPTGFLRDVVEKVAPSMLNGRRDGITDPDELGAAHAIEIGELLRNRSRVVHDAIEEGRLAVVAVTYKLSDGKAYLRGVFGDVEDTPLPPVAEAK, encoded by the coding sequence ATGGGAAACCAGACACCAGTGAGCGCGTGGCAATCGCTGCGCAACGGAAATCAGCGATTCGTCACTTCCGAGATGCGCAACCCGCAGCAGAACGTTGCGCGCCGTGAGGAGACCGTCTCGGGCCAGAACCCGAAGGCGGTCCTCTTCGGCTGCTCGGATTCCCGTGTGGCCGCCGAGATCATCTTCGACCAGGGGATCGGCGACCTGTTCGTCATCCGCACCGCGGGCGAGATCATCGATACGGCCGTGCTCGGCTCGATCGAATTCGCGATCACCGTCCTCAAGACGCCTTTGATCGTGATCCTCGGGCACGATTCGTGCGGCGCCGTCCGCGCTGCGCTGGATGCGCTCGACAAGGGCGAGGTGCCGACCGGTTTCCTCCGCGACGTTGTGGAGAAGGTCGCGCCCTCGATGCTCAACGGCCGCCGGGACGGAATCACGGATCCCGATGAGCTGGGCGCCGCTCACGCCATCGAGATCGGCGAGCTGCTGCGCAATCGCAGCCGGGTCGTGCACGACGCGATCGAGGAGGGGCGGCTCGCGGTCGTCGCGGTCACATACAAGCTCAGCGACGGCAAGGCGTACCTGCGCGGCGTCTTCGGCGATGTCGAGGACACCCCGCTCCCGCCGGTGGCGGAGGCCAAGTAG